The DNA sequence AAGAACAAAACCTTTGTCAAACTAGTTTTCAGCAATGCTGactttgcattttccttttacaAGCTGGTTGCATCTGAAGCAAtggacaaaaatattttcttttcacccATAAGCATCTCTGCTTCCTTTGCAATGCTGGCACTTGGTGCCAAGGCTGTGACACTGACACAGATTTTGGAAGGGCTTGCCTTTAACCTGAAAAAGACTCAGGAACAGGAAATACATGAAGGTTTTTGCCAACTCCTCCACATGCTGAACCGTTCAGATAGTGAGTTCCAGCTAAGCCTGGGCAATGCCCTTTTTATAGAAGAAACACTAAAACCACTACAGAAGTTCTTTGATGACGTCAAAAGCTTTTATGAATCTGAAGTCTTTTCTACTGATTTTAACAACTCTGTTGGTGCTGAGAGTCAGATCAACAGTTATATTGAGGAAAAGACAAATGGGAAAGTAGTTAAACTAGTGGAAAATCTTGATCCTCTGACTGCAATGGTTCTCATTAACTATGTCTTCTTTAAAGGTAAGATATATCAAAGGGTGCAAAGATAGCAAAGATAATGCTTATTACAGagaatgaaaagagaaaaaaattaaatattttaaatagagGAAATAATGTTCAATATCTGGAAGGTATAGCTATAAACCCATGTATATTTGTTGCcagtaaaaatatttcctcacctgctttaatgaaattttaaatcAAATATCTTTATTGAATTCAGTAATTTTGCATGTGATCATAGACTCGTGCTGTAGTGAAGGTGGTGTTTTCAGTATTATCTGTCTGTAATTGTCTTTAAGCACCtaaaaaaatacatatgcaATGTTGTAACACCTGAGGATGCAGTAACATGAAAAGGATATTTACTCTAATGAAAGGAAGGCTGTGGAACCACATCCTATTTTATTCACTGTGACCATTCCTCCTTGTATTCCACtgaacacattttctttttgtcatAAGCCCATTGGAAGAAACCCTTCAGTACGGCACTGACAAAacaggaggatttttttgtggATCAGAAAACATCTGTAAAAGTTGACATGATGTATCGAAAGGGTTACTACAGAAATTACTTTGATGAAGAGCTGTCCTGTTGGCTGGTTCAGGTTCCTTACAATGGAGATGTTGCAgcattatttgttttgcctgatGAAGGGAAGATGAAGCAGGTAGAAGATGCCCTCTTGAAAAGAACTGTAACTAAATGGGAAAAGTCCCTCCAAGACAGGTAAGACTTTTTGCTAAGGTGAGAGGTGACCATATTACAGATTAGTTGTGTTTATCTCACCAAGACAAAACATCAAATGACAGGTTATTTGACTGAACTCTATACACTTAATGTATAGACTTACTTGACTCTATGATGGATTTCCCTTTTCTTagctggaaaatgaaaattaaacagAGCTATGGCTAGTGAAAAAATAGGTTATTGAGCTTGGGATTAACCTTGGGTTAAGTTCCTGATTCAACCAAAAATTACTTAGCACCCTGATGAGGTCAACAGACCTTTGTTTCAAGCAGGCACTGGGAAACTGCAATGGAGTAGCTGTTGAGGGCATTCGGTGTAAACGTGGATTAATTCACCATTACTGCAGCTATTTCTGTGGAGGCCAAGGCCCTGCTGTATATTTGAGCAGCCTTAGGTCAGCTAGCTACAATCATTTGAAAAAGCCCTCCTACCTGGCAGTAGTAGCTCTGTTTGCCTCTGAGTTGGTATAGCTGTGTCTCCACCCCACTCCTTGAACCCCACTGCAGAGGC is a window from the Zonotrichia albicollis isolate bZonAlb1 chromosome 6, bZonAlb1.hap1, whole genome shotgun sequence genome containing:
- the LOC102068200 gene encoding alpha-1-antitrypsin-like, with the translated sequence MKTTFSLCLLLVGLHTLALRQQHPRYRNKQDDAKGTHYPGRNSQWEEASPLKNKTFVKLVFSNADFAFSFYKLVASEAMDKNIFFSPISISASFAMLALGAKAVTLTQILEGLAFNLKKTQEQEIHEGFCQLLHMLNRSDSEFQLSLGNALFIEETLKPLQKFFDDVKSFYESEVFSTDFNNSVGAESQINSYIEEKTNGKVVKLVENLDPLTAMVLINYVFFKAHWKKPFSTALTKQEDFFVDQKTSVKVDMMYRKGYYRNYFDEELSCWLVQVPYNGDVAALFVLPDEGKMKQVEDALLKRTVTKWEKSLQDRKIHLHIPKFSISGTYDVKNIVKQMGMVNLFTEQADLSGITEEPGLTVSKVIHRAMLNVHENGTEAAGATVKEITWRSGDFPRPPRVRFNRPFLLLILDKFTHTVLFIGKIVNPQKND